From the uncultured Trichococcus sp. genome, one window contains:
- a CDS encoding DUF1827 family protein: MKLIDVTNSHADLVREQLANTDAQFVKVYSLGQTTVIFTGAATHEDVIILNKNRRVKQSEIDFVLTKLLHLTVDDVEVMPGHNFVELSHLK; the protein is encoded by the coding sequence ATGAAATTGATCGATGTTACAAATAGCCACGCTGATCTTGTACGTGAGCAATTGGCCAACACCGATGCTCAATTTGTCAAAGTTTATTCATTGGGACAAACTACAGTCATCTTTACCGGTGCCGCAACACATGAGGATGTCATCATCCTCAACAAAAACCGTCGCGTGAAGCAAAGCGAAATCGACTTTGTGCTGACGAAATTGTTGCATCTTACAGTTGACGATGTGGAAGTTATGCCTGGCCATAACTTCGTGGAGCTATCTCATCTGAAATGA
- a CDS encoding AAA family ATPase gives MLCQHCGKNQASIHLYASVNGQRRQIDLCQSCYQEFKAAQSQQNNPNPRSQGPGDPFSFGNLDSFFKQMQQNQGQNHQQPPAPEAARGGKGGGKGGLLDEYGINLTQLARDGGIDPVIGRDSEIARVIEILNRRTKNNPVLTGEAGVGKTAVVEGLAQKIVDGDVPQKLLEKEVIRLDVVSLVQGTGIRGQFEERMQKLMDEIRANKQIILFIDEIHEIVGAGSAEGSMDAGNILKPALARGELQLVGATTLNEYRRIEKDPALERRFQPVRVNEPTPEQTLIILQGIRPKYEDYHHVKYTDKALEAAVKLSHRYIQDRFLPDKAIDLLDESGSKKNLTIKAIDPKQIEERIETAEKEKQAALHAEDYEKAAYYRDQITNLNKMKQNPTQADGDPIVTEEDIQKIIEIKTNIPVGDLLEKEQTQLKNLDSDLKKNVIGQDEAIDKVAKAIRRNRIGLSRKNRPIGSFLFVGPTGVGKTELAKQLAIEMFGTEEAIIRFDMSEYMEKHAVSKLIGSPPGYIGYDEAGQLTERVRRSPYSILLLDEVEKAHPDVMHLFLQILDDGRLTDSQGRTVSFKDTIIIMTSNAGTGVQEASVGFGAAMKGKTHSILNRLSDYFKPEFINRFDAIVEFNQLSKENLSSIVTLMLDDVNELLKDKEISVTVSQKAKDRLIDLGYDPSMGARPLRRVIQDQIEDQVAEFYLDNPKIKDLFVDADEEGNLMVVSKVERTETAASE, from the coding sequence ATGCTTTGTCAACATTGCGGAAAAAACCAAGCTTCCATTCATCTGTATGCCAGCGTGAATGGACAAAGACGCCAAATCGACTTATGCCAGAGCTGCTATCAAGAATTCAAAGCCGCTCAATCGCAACAAAACAATCCGAACCCAAGATCCCAAGGCCCAGGAGACCCTTTTTCTTTCGGTAATCTGGACTCCTTCTTCAAACAAATGCAGCAAAATCAAGGCCAGAATCACCAACAGCCTCCTGCCCCTGAAGCTGCCCGTGGAGGAAAAGGCGGCGGAAAAGGCGGCTTGCTGGACGAATACGGCATCAATCTGACGCAATTGGCACGCGATGGCGGTATCGACCCCGTCATCGGAAGAGACAGTGAAATCGCACGCGTCATCGAAATACTGAACCGACGCACGAAAAACAACCCGGTACTCACTGGGGAAGCCGGCGTCGGCAAGACAGCCGTTGTGGAAGGTCTTGCTCAAAAAATCGTGGACGGGGATGTCCCTCAGAAATTACTGGAAAAAGAAGTTATCCGTTTGGATGTCGTGTCGCTCGTCCAAGGAACAGGCATCCGCGGCCAATTCGAAGAACGGATGCAGAAACTGATGGATGAAATCCGGGCGAACAAACAGATCATCCTCTTCATTGACGAAATCCACGAAATCGTCGGAGCAGGAAGCGCTGAGGGAAGCATGGATGCAGGCAATATCCTGAAGCCCGCCCTTGCGAGAGGCGAACTGCAATTGGTCGGCGCCACAACGCTGAATGAGTACCGCAGAATCGAGAAGGACCCGGCATTGGAACGCCGATTCCAGCCCGTCCGCGTGAATGAACCGACACCCGAACAGACGCTGATCATCCTTCAAGGCATCCGCCCGAAATACGAAGATTATCACCACGTCAAATATACGGATAAGGCTCTGGAAGCGGCCGTCAAATTGTCGCACCGCTATATCCAGGATCGCTTCCTTCCCGACAAAGCCATCGACCTGCTTGATGAGTCCGGATCCAAAAAGAATTTGACCATCAAAGCCATCGATCCGAAACAGATCGAGGAACGCATCGAAACGGCCGAAAAGGAAAAACAAGCCGCCCTGCATGCGGAAGATTACGAAAAAGCTGCCTACTATCGCGATCAGATCACTAACCTGAATAAGATGAAACAAAATCCGACCCAAGCCGATGGCGATCCCATCGTTACGGAAGAGGATATCCAAAAGATCATTGAGATCAAAACGAATATCCCGGTCGGTGACTTGCTTGAAAAAGAACAGACACAATTGAAGAATCTTGACAGCGATCTGAAGAAAAATGTCATCGGCCAAGATGAAGCCATCGACAAAGTTGCCAAAGCGATCCGCAGAAACCGGATCGGACTGAGCCGCAAAAACCGCCCGATCGGTTCCTTCCTGTTCGTGGGACCTACCGGCGTCGGCAAGACCGAATTGGCCAAACAGTTGGCGATCGAAATGTTCGGAACCGAAGAAGCGATCATCCGCTTCGATATGAGCGAATACATGGAAAAACATGCCGTCTCCAAATTGATCGGTTCGCCTCCCGGGTACATCGGCTATGACGAAGCCGGCCAATTGACCGAGCGCGTCCGCCGCAGTCCGTACAGCATTCTGCTTCTGGATGAAGTCGAAAAAGCCCATCCGGATGTGATGCATCTCTTCCTGCAGATCCTTGACGACGGCCGCCTGACGGATTCCCAGGGCAGAACCGTCAGCTTCAAAGACACCATCATCATCATGACCAGCAATGCCGGCACGGGCGTCCAGGAAGCAAGCGTAGGTTTCGGAGCAGCCATGAAAGGCAAGACGCATTCCATCCTGAACCGCTTGAGCGATTACTTCAAGCCCGAATTCATCAACCGCTTCGATGCGATAGTCGAGTTCAATCAATTGTCCAAAGAAAATTTAAGCAGCATCGTCACGCTTATGCTGGACGACGTCAACGAATTGTTGAAGGATAAGGAAATCAGCGTTACCGTCTCACAAAAAGCAAAAGATCGGCTTATCGATCTGGGATATGACCCAAGCATGGGCGCTCGCCCGCTGCGCCGCGTCATCCAGGATCAGATCGAGGACCAGGTAGCCGAATTCTACTTGGATAATCCGAAAATCAAAGATTTGTTTGTCGACGCTGATGAAGAAGGCAATCTGATGGTCGTCAGCAAAGTCGAACGCACGGAAACAGCGGCATCTGAATAA
- a CDS encoding phosphocarrier protein HPr, with protein MERKEYHVIAETGIHARPATLLVQTASKFNSDINLEYKGKSVNLKSIMGVMSLGVGQGADVVITAEGPDEADAMAGITETMVKEGLAE; from the coding sequence ATGGAAAGAAAAGAATATCACGTAATCGCAGAAACAGGGATTCACGCACGTCCAGCAACTTTGTTGGTGCAAACTGCAAGCAAATTCAATTCTGATATCAATTTAGAATACAAAGGTAAATCAGTTAACTTAAAATCAATTATGGGTGTAATGTCATTAGGCGTAGGCCAAGGCGCTGATGTTGTCATCACAGCAGAAGGTCCGGACGAAGCAGACGCTATGGCTGGAATCACTGAAACAATGGTAAAAGAAGGGCTAGCAGAGTAA
- the ptsP gene encoding phosphoenolpyruvate--protein phosphotransferase, which yields MKNHLQGIAASDGIAIAKAYLLTEPDLSFEKRKVEDSEGEVARLFESFETAKSEVSAIRDKAAVSLGEEEAQVFDAHLMVLSDPEMIGSMNANIRDNGVNAESALSEVAGMFIGMFEAMEDNPYMQERAADIRDVTERVLSHLLGVKIPNPSTITEEVIVVAKDLTPSDTAQLNREFVKGFVTDIGGRTSHSAIMARSLEIPAIVGSKEITQIVKDGDIIILDGLDGDVFINPDEETLAAYKKKAEEFSAMQAEWHKLKNADTVTADGKHIELAANIGTPKDLDGVIANGAEAVGLYRTEFLYMDSSDFPTEDEQFDAYKAVLEGMEGKPVVVRTMDIGGDKELPYLELPKEMNPFLGYRAIRICLAEPEMFRTQLRALLRASVYGKLRIMFPMISTLNEFRAAKAMLEEEKANLLADGVEVADDIQVGIMIEIPAAAVLAHQFAKEVDFFSIGTNDLIQYTMAADRMNQQVSYLYQPYNPAILTLIKHVIDASHAEGKWTGMCGEMAGDQTAVPLLVGLGLDEFSMSASSVLKTRSLMKRLDSKEMETLADKAINECTTVEEVIALVEEMKAKLV from the coding sequence ATGAAAAACCACTTACAAGGAATAGCAGCTAGTGACGGTATTGCAATTGCGAAAGCATATTTGCTTACTGAACCGGATCTATCCTTTGAAAAGCGTAAAGTGGAAGATTCAGAAGGCGAAGTTGCTCGCCTTTTTGAAAGCTTTGAAACCGCTAAATCAGAGGTAAGTGCAATCAGAGACAAAGCGGCAGTATCACTTGGCGAAGAAGAAGCACAAGTTTTTGATGCACATTTAATGGTATTATCCGATCCAGAAATGATTGGATCAATGAACGCAAACATTCGTGACAACGGTGTCAATGCTGAATCAGCACTTTCAGAAGTTGCAGGCATGTTCATCGGTATGTTCGAAGCGATGGAAGACAACCCATACATGCAAGAGCGTGCAGCGGATATCCGCGACGTTACAGAGCGTGTGTTGAGCCACTTGTTGGGTGTCAAAATCCCTAACCCATCGACAATCACAGAAGAAGTGATCGTCGTTGCAAAAGATTTGACTCCTAGTGACACTGCTCAATTGAACCGTGAATTCGTCAAAGGATTCGTTACCGATATCGGTGGACGTACATCCCACAGCGCAATCATGGCCCGCTCTTTGGAAATTCCTGCAATCGTAGGTTCAAAAGAGATTACACAAATCGTTAAAGATGGCGATATCATCATTTTGGATGGTTTGGACGGCGACGTCTTCATCAATCCGGATGAAGAAACATTAGCTGCATACAAGAAGAAGGCTGAAGAGTTTTCTGCGATGCAAGCAGAATGGCACAAACTGAAGAATGCAGATACAGTGACTGCAGACGGCAAACATATCGAATTGGCAGCCAATATCGGAACGCCTAAAGATTTGGATGGCGTTATCGCTAACGGCGCTGAAGCTGTAGGTCTGTACCGTACTGAGTTCCTGTACATGGATTCTTCGGACTTCCCGACAGAAGATGAGCAATTCGATGCTTATAAAGCTGTTTTGGAAGGCATGGAAGGCAAACCTGTTGTTGTCCGTACAATGGACATCGGTGGGGACAAAGAATTGCCTTATTTGGAATTGCCGAAAGAAATGAACCCGTTCTTGGGTTACCGTGCAATCCGTATTTGTTTGGCTGAGCCAGAGATGTTCCGCACACAATTGCGTGCATTGTTGCGTGCCTCCGTTTACGGTAAGTTGCGCATCATGTTCCCGATGATCTCAACTCTGAACGAATTCAGAGCTGCAAAAGCGATGTTGGAAGAAGAAAAAGCGAATCTATTGGCCGATGGCGTAGAAGTCGCTGATGATATCCAAGTAGGTATCATGATCGAAATCCCAGCAGCTGCTGTATTAGCTCATCAATTCGCTAAAGAAGTGGATTTCTTCAGTATCGGAACGAATGACTTGATCCAATACACAATGGCGGCAGACCGCATGAACCAACAAGTTTCTTACTTGTACCAACCATACAACCCAGCTATCCTTACGCTGATCAAGCATGTTATCGATGCTTCTCACGCTGAAGGCAAATGGACTGGCATGTGTGGCGAGATGGCCGGTGACCAAACAGCGGTTCCGTTGTTGGTAGGTCTTGGTTTGGATGAGTTCTCCATGAGCGCATCCAGCGTCCTGAAAACACGCAGCTTGATGAAACGCTTGGATTCCAAAGAAATGGAAACGTTAGCGGACAAAGCGATCAATGAATGCACGACTGTCGAAGAAGTTATTGCATTAGTTGAAGAAATGAAAGCTAAATTAGTCTAA
- a CDS encoding glycosyltransferase, which yields MFTDSYFPQVSGVSTSIRTLKEELEAEGHEVIIFTTTDPKADEDEKNIIRLTSIPFLSFKDRRVAVKGMNKALKEAKKQKIDIVHTHTEFSLGLTGKFVGYMLEIPTVHTYHTMYEKYLHYIAKGKVVKPRAVKIASRYFCNRTMGIIAPSEQMKEKLASYNIYKEIRVIPTGVKIPERIAGIKARKREELGISDSELVLLSLSRLSSEKNLDKLVHAFPEVVEAYPSAKLVFVGDGPMRHELETLVSEMDLARNVIFVGEVRNEAVSEYYQMADIYVNASESETQGLTYLESIVNGCPVIAKRNDYLSGLIKEDSLGMLFDEDGKIGKTIIAYADFYHNSDVATNQEVWDGLMEEISSKAFADAVLSYYQTSIDIYESQPREELKLRVNLLEKIKR from the coding sequence ATGTTTACAGATTCGTATTTTCCTCAAGTGAGCGGGGTATCCACTTCAATTCGCACCTTGAAAGAGGAATTGGAGGCAGAAGGTCATGAGGTCATCATTTTTACCACAACCGACCCAAAAGCTGACGAAGATGAAAAAAATATAATTCGTTTGACCAGTATCCCGTTCTTATCTTTCAAAGATCGTAGGGTTGCGGTCAAAGGGATGAACAAAGCGTTGAAGGAAGCGAAGAAACAGAAGATAGATATTGTACACACGCATACGGAGTTCAGTTTGGGGTTGACGGGGAAATTCGTCGGGTACATGCTGGAGATTCCGACGGTGCATACCTATCACACCATGTACGAAAAATATCTGCACTACATCGCTAAAGGGAAGGTTGTGAAGCCCCGGGCGGTGAAGATAGCTTCCCGTTATTTCTGCAACCGAACGATGGGCATCATCGCCCCGAGCGAACAAATGAAGGAGAAATTGGCGTCCTACAATATCTACAAGGAAATCCGCGTCATTCCGACGGGTGTCAAGATACCGGAACGGATTGCCGGCATCAAGGCCCGCAAGCGTGAGGAGTTGGGCATTTCGGATTCCGAATTGGTGCTGCTATCCCTCAGCAGGCTATCTTCAGAAAAAAATCTGGATAAGCTTGTCCATGCCTTTCCGGAGGTCGTCGAAGCCTATCCGTCCGCGAAGCTTGTGTTCGTCGGGGATGGACCGATGCGCCATGAATTGGAGACGCTGGTGTCGGAAATGGATTTGGCCCGGAACGTGATTTTCGTCGGGGAAGTCAGAAACGAAGCTGTGAGCGAGTATTATCAGATGGCGGACATTTATGTCAATGCTTCCGAATCGGAAACGCAAGGCCTAACCTATCTGGAATCGATCGTAAACGGGTGTCCGGTCATCGCTAAGCGGAATGACTATTTATCGGGGTTGATCAAAGAAGACAGCCTGGGAATGCTGTTCGACGAGGATGGCAAAATCGGCAAGACCATCATCGCCTATGCGGATTTTTATCACAATTCAGATGTTGCGACAAATCAAGAAGTATGGGATGGACTGATGGAGGAGATTTCTTCAAAAGCGTTCGCGGATGCCGTGTTGAGCTATTATCAGACAAGTATTGACATTTATGAATCGCAGCCGCGCGAAGAGTTGAAATTAAGAGTGAATCTCTTGGAAAAGATCAAACGTTGA
- a CDS encoding NAD(P)-dependent oxidoreductase, translated as MEKIGFIGTGVMGSSMIKHLLNAGYPVQVYNRTKSRADAVVAEGASWCDAPADVTAQSDIVITMVGYPKDVEETYFGESGIFSKADDHHILIDMTTSTPTLAEKIYAFGKERGIQTLDAPVSGGDKGAQNGTLTTMVGGDKGTFDAAKEVLSVFSSKVMLQGPAGSGQHTKMANQIMVAGTMTGMTELLVYSKAAGLDLERVIEQVGSGSAANWSLTNYAPRILKQDYTAGFFVKHFVKDLKIALDEADKLGIDLPATKQAAVLYEQLSGNGSADDGTQALVKLWWGE; from the coding sequence ATGGAAAAAATTGGGTTTATCGGAACGGGTGTCATGGGCTCATCCATGATCAAACATCTTTTGAATGCGGGTTATCCTGTCCAGGTCTATAACCGGACGAAGAGCAGGGCGGATGCGGTTGTCGCTGAAGGGGCCAGCTGGTGTGATGCGCCTGCCGACGTGACGGCGCAATCGGACATCGTCATTACGATGGTGGGCTATCCGAAAGATGTGGAAGAGACCTATTTTGGGGAGAGCGGAATCTTTTCGAAAGCGGATGACCACCATATTCTTATCGATATGACAACGAGTACGCCGACTTTGGCTGAAAAAATATATGCTTTCGGGAAAGAAAGAGGGATTCAGACGCTGGATGCCCCGGTATCAGGGGGAGACAAGGGTGCGCAAAACGGAACGCTCACAACGATGGTCGGCGGCGACAAGGGAACGTTTGATGCCGCAAAAGAAGTCTTGTCTGTTTTTTCGAGCAAGGTGATGCTGCAAGGTCCAGCCGGCAGCGGCCAGCACACAAAAATGGCCAACCAGATCATGGTGGCCGGCACGATGACCGGTATGACCGAGCTGCTTGTTTATTCGAAAGCGGCCGGATTGGATTTGGAACGCGTGATCGAGCAAGTCGGTTCCGGCAGCGCCGCGAACTGGTCTTTGACGAACTATGCCCCTCGGATCCTGAAGCAAGATTACACAGCTGGATTCTTCGTCAAACATTTCGTCAAAGACCTTAAGATCGCACTGGATGAAGCGGATAAGCTGGGCATCGATTTGCCGGCTACCAAACAGGCGGCGGTGCTTTACGAACAATTATCGGGCAACGGTTCCGCTGATGATGGAACGCAAGCGCTGGTGAAACTTTGGTGGGGAGAATAA
- a CDS encoding YkuJ family protein, whose translation MKPSQLSAILRRLEVMMEDNGDVEIRRFEKEGVERCVVKYNRDTESFELEEHDSNQTYQFDDLDLVAIEIYELLQD comes from the coding sequence ATGAAACCTTCACAGCTCTCAGCGATCCTTCGTCGCCTAGAAGTAATGATGGAAGACAATGGTGATGTCGAAATCCGTCGTTTTGAAAAAGAAGGCGTAGAACGTTGCGTCGTTAAATACAACCGCGATACGGAAAGTTTTGAATTGGAAGAACACGATTCAAACCAAACTTATCAATTTGATGATCTTGATTTAGTTGCCATCGAAATTTACGAATTATTGCAAGATTAA
- a CDS encoding homoserine dehydrogenase produces MANKIYVGLLGLGTIGTGVARIIGGHQNKINQVVGQEVVIKTVLDRDLDKCKAFFGESVHCTDNFDEILNDDDISVIVELIGYVPAAKDYISQALAAGKHVVSANKDLVALHGKELVTLAKANKCDFLYEAAVAGGVPILRAITESFASDNIQKVMGIVNGTTNFMMTKMDKEGYSYDEALALAQELGFAEKNPTSDVDGLDAARKMVILARLAFGTNDVTLDDVAVAGIRNVSINDIKLANRLGYKIKLIGTAEKIDDSVNVEVGPVFVPESHPLASVNNEMNAVFVAGEALGETMFYGAGAGELPTATAVVSDVMNIAKNILLGTTGNIFNEYEVETLIAKPEQVINPVFMRLEVTDRAGQFLELAKIFATAEVSFDKIIQEPLANGKAIIVIVTHPMSKAQENEIIQAMEDNDDMKLKVHFKVLEH; encoded by the coding sequence ATGGCAAACAAGATTTATGTAGGTTTATTGGGACTAGGGACGATAGGGACTGGCGTTGCCCGCATCATAGGCGGCCACCAGAATAAAATCAATCAAGTGGTCGGACAGGAAGTAGTCATCAAAACGGTCCTGGACCGCGATCTTGACAAATGCAAAGCTTTCTTTGGCGAGTCTGTTCATTGCACTGATAATTTTGATGAAATTTTGAATGACGATGATATTTCGGTCATCGTAGAATTGATCGGATATGTTCCGGCAGCTAAAGACTACATCTCCCAGGCATTGGCGGCTGGGAAGCATGTCGTTTCAGCAAACAAAGACCTTGTGGCTTTGCATGGGAAAGAATTGGTCACGCTGGCGAAAGCGAACAAATGCGATTTCTTGTATGAAGCGGCTGTTGCTGGCGGTGTTCCGATCCTGCGTGCGATCACGGAAAGTTTCGCTTCCGACAATATCCAAAAAGTCATGGGGATCGTGAACGGTACGACCAACTTCATGATGACGAAAATGGACAAAGAAGGCTACTCTTACGATGAGGCCTTGGCATTGGCACAGGAATTGGGCTTTGCCGAAAAAAATCCGACAAGCGATGTCGATGGGTTGGATGCGGCGCGCAAAATGGTCATTTTGGCTCGTCTTGCCTTCGGAACGAATGATGTGACTTTGGATGATGTAGCCGTGGCGGGTATCCGCAACGTTTCCATCAACGACATCAAGTTGGCGAATCGTTTAGGCTACAAAATCAAGCTGATCGGTACTGCCGAAAAAATTGATGACAGCGTCAACGTGGAAGTCGGACCGGTGTTTGTTCCGGAATCGCATCCTTTGGCCAGCGTCAACAATGAAATGAATGCTGTCTTTGTGGCCGGGGAAGCCCTTGGTGAAACGATGTTCTACGGTGCCGGAGCCGGCGAGTTGCCTACCGCGACAGCTGTCGTCAGTGACGTGATGAACATCGCTAAAAATATCCTTCTGGGAACAACCGGGAACATCTTCAACGAGTATGAGGTAGAGACCTTGATTGCGAAGCCTGAACAGGTCATCAATCCTGTATTCATGCGCTTGGAAGTTACCGACCGTGCCGGACAGTTTTTGGAATTGGCGAAAATCTTCGCCACTGCGGAAGTCAGCTTTGACAAGATCATCCAAGAGCCATTGGCGAACGGTAAAGCCATTATTGTCATCGTTACGCATCCGATGTCGAAAGCGCAAGAAAATGAAATCATCCAAGCGATGGAAGACAATGATGATATGAAATTGAAGGTCCATTTCAAAGTATTGGAACACTGA
- the thrB gene encoding homoserine kinase → MFDIRVPATSANLGPGFDSLGLAVSLYLTLTVKEEADEWEILHDLGAGIPTDKSNLIIETALSLAPNMTPRKITMTSEVPAARGLGSSSAAIVAGIELANQCADLQLSVDDKIQIATRIEGHPDNVTPAITGDFTVGTVLDSKVYWTKASFPEVALVVTIPEKELLTKASRAVLPDSLPFKEAVKGSSISNMLVAAVFSGDIEKAGALMEQDVFHEPYRGTLVPELSQVRELGHEMGAYGTYLSGAGTTILTMIHPEKAAAFVAAAKAAVKDSEVKLLHVEKNGVQVIK, encoded by the coding sequence ATGTTTGATATCCGTGTACCGGCAACTTCCGCCAATTTGGGGCCAGGGTTCGATTCCCTTGGATTGGCTGTATCATTATATTTGACGTTGACTGTAAAAGAAGAGGCCGACGAGTGGGAAATTCTCCACGATTTGGGAGCGGGGATCCCCACCGATAAATCGAATCTGATTATTGAAACCGCATTGTCTTTGGCGCCGAACATGACACCAAGAAAAATCACGATGACGAGTGAAGTGCCTGCTGCCAGAGGATTGGGCAGCAGTTCGGCTGCCATCGTTGCAGGGATCGAGTTGGCTAATCAATGCGCAGATCTGCAATTGAGCGTGGATGATAAAATTCAAATCGCTACGCGCATCGAAGGCCATCCCGATAATGTGACGCCTGCCATCACCGGGGATTTTACTGTCGGAACTGTTCTGGATTCCAAAGTATACTGGACGAAGGCGAGTTTCCCAGAGGTTGCCTTGGTGGTGACGATTCCGGAAAAGGAATTGTTGACGAAGGCGAGCAGGGCCGTTTTGCCGGATTCGCTTCCGTTCAAGGAAGCTGTCAAAGGCAGCAGCATCTCGAACATGCTGGTAGCGGCTGTTTTTTCGGGTGATATCGAAAAGGCGGGCGCATTGATGGAGCAGGATGTTTTCCATGAGCCTTATCGGGGCACGTTGGTTCCTGAGTTGAGCCAAGTCAGGGAATTGGGACATGAAATGGGCGCGTACGGTACTTACCTGAGCGGTGCCGGCACGACGATCCTCACGATGATCCATCCTGAAAAGGCGGCAGCGTTCGTAGCTGCGGCCAAAGCCGCTGTCAAAGACAGCGAAGTCAAACTGCTGCATGTTGAAAAAAATGGCGTGCAAGTAATCAAATGA
- a CDS encoding YqeG family HAD IIIA-type phosphatase, producing the protein MLNKFKPTWMVESIYHITPEQLEKNNIKGVLTDLDNTLIAWNNPEGTQELKDWIALMKENAIPVVIISNNSDKRIKIIADKFQLAYVPRSLKPSRRGYIKAAEQLQLPLDQCLMVGDQLLTDVFGANRAGVKSVWVMPIINSDGWNTRINRFFERKLLKRLLKNDPGMIWRKSLD; encoded by the coding sequence ATGTTAAATAAATTCAAACCGACATGGATGGTGGAGTCCATCTATCATATCACTCCGGAACAACTTGAAAAGAACAACATCAAAGGCGTGTTGACCGATCTGGATAATACCTTGATCGCCTGGAATAATCCGGAAGGGACACAGGAATTGAAGGATTGGATCGCTTTGATGAAAGAAAATGCGATACCTGTCGTCATCATTTCCAACAACAGCGATAAGCGCATCAAGATAATCGCGGATAAATTCCAATTAGCTTATGTGCCTAGATCCCTGAAGCCTTCCCGCCGTGGGTACATCAAAGCAGCCGAACAGCTGCAACTGCCGTTGGACCAATGCCTGATGGTTGGGGACCAGTTGCTTACGGATGTTTTTGGCGCAAATCGAGCGGGTGTCAAGAGTGTGTGGGTTATGCCGATCATCAATTCGGACGGATGGAATACGCGCATAAACCGATTCTTTGAAAGAAAGCTGCTGAAACGTTTGTTGAAAAATGATCCAGGAATGATATGGAGGAAATCACTTGACTAA
- the yqeH gene encoding ribosome biogenesis GTPase YqeH — protein MTKEELTEDLYCIGCGAKIQTDDPTERGYTPAAALQKGLESGQLYCQRCFRLRHYNQMEKVSVTDDEFLAMLNTISMEDALIVNVIDLFDVYGSMIPGLHRFAGKNKVLVVGNKVDVLPKSVKLSRVKQWLTEQVQSVGLRPVDVVLVSGKKATSIDELLETIEELRDGKDVYVVGVTNVGKSTVMNQIIRAATGNKEDVITTSQFPGTTLDQIRIPLDDGHFLIDTPGIIHHHQMAHVLSPKELKLVAPQHEIKPITYQLNPEQTLFLGGASRFDFISGEKSSFTCYFANDLKIHRTKLEKADEFYEKHLGGLLQPPSAEDAENFPPLVRREFNVKVPSDIVFSGLGWITVRKPGKVAAWVPQGVDTVMRKPII, from the coding sequence TTGACTAAAGAAGAATTAACAGAAGATCTCTATTGCATCGGCTGTGGGGCGAAAATCCAGACCGATGATCCGACCGAAAGAGGGTATACACCGGCGGCCGCTCTGCAGAAGGGATTGGAGTCCGGGCAATTATACTGCCAACGTTGCTTCAGATTGCGCCATTACAATCAGATGGAAAAAGTGTCCGTCACGGATGACGAATTTTTGGCGATGCTGAACACCATCTCGATGGAAGATGCCTTGATCGTCAACGTCATCGACTTGTTTGACGTCTACGGCAGCATGATCCCCGGCTTGCATCGCTTTGCGGGCAAAAACAAAGTGTTGGTTGTCGGAAATAAAGTGGATGTTTTGCCGAAGTCGGTCAAACTGTCGCGCGTGAAGCAATGGCTGACGGAGCAAGTGCAGTCTGTAGGCTTGCGTCCGGTTGATGTCGTGCTGGTAAGCGGCAAGAAAGCGACATCCATCGATGAACTGTTGGAGACAATCGAGGAGCTGCGGGATGGCAAGGATGTTTATGTCGTGGGCGTTACGAATGTAGGCAAATCCACTGTCATGAACCAGATCATCCGGGCCGCTACAGGCAACAAGGAAGATGTCATCACGACTTCCCAATTCCCAGGCACCACTTTGGATCAGATCCGTATTCCGTTGGACGATGGGCATTTCCTCATCGATACGCCGGGGATCATCCATCACCATCAAATGGCGCATGTGCTGAGCCCGAAAGAATTGAAGCTCGTAGCGCCGCAACACGAAATCAAACCGATCACTTATCAGTTGAACCCGGAACAGACGTTGTTCTTGGGCGGAGCATCGCGTTTTGATTTCATCAGTGGAGAAAAATCGTCCTTCACGTGCTATTTCGCAAATGACTTGAAAATTCACCGCACCAAATTGGAAAAAGCGGATGAATTCTATGAAAAACATCTGGGTGGCCTGCTGCAACCGCCGTCTGCGGAAGACGCGGAAAATTTTCCGCCGTTGGTCAGACGTGAATTCAATGTCAAAGTACCGTCCGATATCGTATTTTCCGGATTGGGATGGATCACTGTCCGCAAACCTGGTAAAGTCGCAGCATGGGTACCGCAAGGCGTGGACACAGTAATGCGCAAACCGATCATTTAA